A single genomic interval of Deltaproteobacteria bacterium harbors:
- a CDS encoding Smr/MutS family protein produces the protein MTAPTSEFVDPAGQALLDLGFPRLLEALAGRARTDLGQARALRRPLHADADDVREALAMVEEARLLAGEQRVLPLAGARDVRALVARAGKGATLEGPELVQLAHVMAALSRTRDFLEDVAGRVPRLARLGEQLVDLTSLARRIDSAFEPSGQVSDRASPELAAARERSRGLHKQLKSKIEDLLADVENEELLRDRYFTLRNDRYVVPVKAQHRAQLPGIVHNASQSGQTLFVEPQPLIGLGNELAIAQSVAAEEERRVLQELTDLVGKRADELLEALEAIAALDEAEACARLANDLHANVPELTKPSSPFNLKALRHPLLVLQGKKVIASDVRLEAPARALIVSGPNAGGKTVTLTGVGLCALMLRAGLPIPVEAGSSLPLYPGVSSAIGDAQDLGRDLSTFSAHITALRDILKSCGPGSLVLIDEVAADTDPREGAAIATAILEALLEHGATSIVTTHLEELKALGLGDTRFANAHVGFDPVNLAPTYKLHLGSPGASSAIEIAQRVGLPAAVCERARSHLSGTAGPLAKALEKLEAERAALETARLEAQKLAADAKAERDAAQAQLRDIETRLRAESEAARAKLVKDLEAAQVRVSELVAELQVQPTLAKAAEVRRQLREEESSQKRELAKSQAEPSEPEERGGELTVGARVRVISLGREAQVSSIDGNEATVQAGALRMRVPLDDLVPLKGKAKIPEPKLKAAAGAQLAKAATTGAGKLAAPIEQVDVRGLRAEDALRMVEAFLDRLYGEGRPAAVIVHGHGTGALKATLREYLQQSPYVERWQAESGDGATRVEFRG, from the coding sequence TCCCCCGCCTGCTCGAAGCGCTCGCGGGTCGCGCCCGCACCGACCTCGGTCAGGCGCGCGCCCTGCGGCGGCCGCTGCACGCCGACGCCGACGACGTCCGCGAGGCGCTGGCGATGGTGGAAGAAGCGCGGCTGCTCGCAGGCGAGCAGCGGGTTCTCCCTCTGGCCGGCGCGCGCGACGTGCGCGCCCTGGTGGCTCGCGCGGGCAAGGGCGCCACGCTCGAGGGCCCCGAGCTGGTGCAACTGGCGCACGTGATGGCCGCGCTCTCGCGCACGCGTGACTTTCTCGAGGACGTGGCCGGTCGCGTGCCGCGGCTGGCCCGGCTCGGCGAGCAGCTCGTCGATCTGACGTCGCTGGCGCGGCGGATCGATTCTGCCTTCGAGCCTTCGGGGCAGGTGTCGGATCGCGCGAGCCCCGAGCTCGCCGCCGCGCGCGAGCGCTCGCGCGGGCTGCACAAGCAGCTCAAGTCGAAGATCGAGGACCTGCTCGCCGACGTGGAGAACGAAGAGCTCCTCCGCGATCGATATTTCACGCTGCGAAATGATCGCTACGTCGTGCCGGTGAAGGCGCAGCACCGCGCGCAGCTTCCGGGCATCGTCCACAACGCGAGCCAGAGCGGCCAGACGCTCTTCGTGGAGCCGCAGCCGCTCATCGGCCTGGGCAACGAGCTCGCCATCGCGCAGTCGGTGGCCGCAGAGGAAGAGCGGCGGGTGCTGCAGGAGCTCACCGATCTGGTGGGCAAGCGCGCCGACGAGCTGCTCGAGGCGCTGGAGGCCATCGCCGCGCTCGACGAGGCCGAGGCCTGCGCACGGCTCGCCAACGATCTGCACGCGAACGTGCCGGAGCTCACCAAGCCCTCGAGCCCCTTCAACCTCAAGGCGCTGCGGCATCCCTTGCTGGTGCTGCAGGGCAAGAAGGTCATCGCCTCGGACGTGCGGCTCGAGGCGCCGGCGCGCGCTCTCATCGTCTCGGGACCGAACGCGGGCGGAAAGACCGTGACGCTCACGGGCGTCGGGCTCTGCGCGCTCATGCTGCGCGCGGGCCTGCCCATTCCGGTCGAGGCGGGCTCGAGCCTGCCGCTGTATCCCGGGGTCTCGTCGGCGATCGGCGACGCGCAGGATCTGGGTCGCGACCTCTCGACTTTCAGCGCGCACATCACCGCGCTGCGCGACATCTTGAAGAGCTGCGGCCCGGGCTCGCTGGTGCTCATCGACGAGGTCGCCGCCGACACCGATCCGCGCGAAGGCGCCGCGATCGCCACGGCCATCCTCGAGGCGCTGCTGGAGCACGGCGCCACGTCGATCGTCACCACGCACCTCGAGGAGCTCAAGGCGCTCGGGCTGGGCGACACGCGCTTCGCCAATGCGCACGTGGGCTTCGACCCGGTGAACCTCGCGCCCACGTACAAGCTGCACCTCGGCTCGCCGGGCGCGTCGAGCGCCATCGAGATCGCCCAGCGCGTGGGCCTGCCTGCTGCGGTGTGCGAGCGCGCGCGAAGTCACCTGTCGGGAACCGCGGGGCCGCTCGCGAAGGCGCTGGAGAAGCTCGAGGCCGAGCGCGCGGCGCTGGAGACGGCGCGCCTCGAGGCGCAGAAGCTCGCCGCCGACGCCAAGGCCGAGCGCGACGCCGCCCAGGCCCAGCTCCGCGACATCGAGACGCGGCTCCGCGCCGAGAGCGAGGCCGCGCGCGCCAAGCTGGTGAAGGATCTCGAAGCCGCGCAGGTGCGCGTGTCGGAGCTGGTGGCCGAGCTGCAAGTGCAGCCCACGCTCGCCAAGGCCGCCGAGGTGCGTCGGCAGCTGCGCGAGGAGGAGTCGTCGCAGAAGCGCGAGCTCGCGAAGAGCCAGGCCGAGCCCAGCGAGCCCGAGGAGCGCGGCGGCGAGCTCACGGTGGGCGCGCGCGTCCGCGTGATCTCGCTCGGGCGAGAGGCGCAGGTCAGCTCAATCGACGGCAACGAGGCCACGGTACAGGCGGGCGCGCTGCGCATGCGCGTGCCGCTCGACGATCTCGTTCCGCTCAAGGGCAAGGCCAAGATCCCCGAGCCGAAGCTCAAGGCCGCCGCGGGCGCGCAGCTCGCCAAGGCCGCGACCACGGGCGCGGGCAAGCTCGCGGCCCCCATTGAGCAGGTCGACGTTCGTGGCCTCCGCGCCGAGGACGCGCTGCGCATGGTCGAGGCTTTTCTCGATCGGCTCTACGGCGAAGGACGGCCCGCGGCGGTCATCGTGCACGGGCATGGCACGGGCGCGCTCAAGGCCACGCTGCGCGAATATCTGCAGCAGTCGCCGTATGTGGAGCGCTGGCAAGCCGAGAGCGGCGACGGCGCGACGCGCGTGGAGTTTCGCGGCTAA